aggtttttgttccaaccaggttcctaatcagtgacaactcctgatagcactgatctcatttaattagctggtattacttttcttttattctatattcaaaaaagtacagcagcatgatttttacatttataagacatttagaaatatttctgcttttgctacaaattttaatgcttaactctcttttgttgatttcattctattttcccctatctctgtgcagtttgcttcctttgttgtatcttaataatgacaattaaaaacgagcagagcagacacggtggcaaacaacatgaaataatcaaaggctgcaactactttagcatcagacccacaaattagtaaaaaatggattaaacaattagaacacataGAAAAGTATtatgaaaataaagataaaaatattgttaaaaagaaaaaaaaatacattattcccatatacagtggaacctcggttcacgaatgtctcggtacacgtacaactcggtttacgaccaaaaagttcgccaaacttttgcctcggttcacgaccacacactcggtatacgaacaagccaggttccctttcggtttgtacatgttcagtctctccgtgtgcatttcctgtgcagcgagcaagagagagcgcgcggcgcacacacacacacacacacacacacacacacacacacacacacaggcagcgcgagagacagaggcacacacacaggcagcacgagacagagagagccgcgtgcacacacacaggagcgctctagagagacacacacacaggcgctccaggctcgcaaaagagagacgcacgcacgcacacacacacaggcgcgggagagagaggcacgcacacacaggagcgcgctagagagacacacacacaggcgctacAGGCTCGCAAAacagagacgcacacacacacacacaggcgggagagagagcgagcaagcgagggacgcataaggtagagaaggcttgtttttgttttcagttctatttacagtgatcggttcatagcctgcattgttgcaatgttacttttcttggtggtttattaaattacggatttttcaaatgttaatttttttcccctgtgcttaaaactcattaaaaaaagtgtttttagcgagaggtTCCTAgaactatagcgcgaactattgcagtgttagttttctctgttgttcaaggttttctcagtgttattcaatgtttttacatttagtttaccattacactgtgcattctatggtataattaactatatttgtgtcttaaaaactaaaaaaaatatatatatatatatatatatatatatatatatatatatatatatatatatatatatatatatatatatatatatatatatatatatatatatatatatacatacagttcgtacggtctggaacggattaattgtatttacatacaatcctatgggagaaattgcttcggttcatgaccaactcggtttacgaccagagttttggaacaaattatggtcgtgaaccgaggttccactgtaaatgtttactacattttaataaactgcttTTACCAAACTCAGTtctctaatttctatattgttcctaaaacacagaatctgggaaatatcagtccacttaattagcccaggagtccaattaaaaacagaagctggttagaacaaaaacctgcagtcacagggggtcctcaggactgagtttgggaagctctgctctaaaccaatccaatttTACAACTAaaaatttgttcattttaaacagactgtgaaaaatacaaaatatagttAAAGAAGGCCTTATATATCATTTAGGTTATGTGTTCAAATTTCAGCAAAACATTGGCTAAACAACAAATACATTAACCagcaatttactgtaaattttgcACTCTTAACTTTTTACTCTTAAACTTGCATGAAGTCTTCATCTTGATATCTAAAGCTATAAAAAATGCACTATGTGcttggcagcaaaaaaaaaaaaaaaagtataaatggtTTACTCACAATAGTAGAATCAAACATTCATATTGAAAAAAACATGAGTTGTAATATTTGATACAGATGATGGTCCCTTCTTATTGCAAACAGAAACTAACTCGCAAATCTATTTCATTTGGCTCAAGGAACAAGAAAAGAATAACTTCTGACACACATCTGTAACTTTGCTTTTGTACCTGTCAATATAAGCTTTTCAAAACCGTGTCACACTAAATAGGTACATATTTACTATGTATGATAAAACACTAATTGTACAGCTGTAATCCTGTAAACTTGGTGGTTTAATATTGCTTCAATACACCAGGACCAACTTGATGAGTACTCCCAGTTTTCAGTCTTTTATAACATCATTAATGCAGCTCTCAATTAAAGCTTATTTTTCTTGGAATCCCAATACTGTACAGATATAAAAGGGTTGTTGGACTTTCAGTGCAGAATTAAAACTCTAATATTTGCTTTATGAAAATGTCTGCAGTACAGTCATATCTATTCATATTGTGgatagattacaaaaaaaaatgtcattctatGAAAGAAATTGCCAAGTCAAGTTCAAAATCtcacacaaaaaaattaagtttaacaTTAAACGGACCCTGAAGAAAATATGCAATTGGTTACTTTACATTACTGTTAAACAAGTTTCTGAAACATTTGCTTAACAGCTACTTATCAAGCATTTgaacaaaatgttgcatatgcattgctgaacattttataatgaattaAAGATACATTTCTGTAACCTTACTTACCCTCATAAGCTCTCCATTATCAAGAATTAACTTTGCAAAGTCTTTCAGgaatttttcagttttctgaaacaccacaacatTCGAAGCGTTGCCATGTTCCATTACACCGGACAAGGCTACCACAGCTTCATTAAGTAATTTAGAAGAAAATGGAAATTTTAAGGTTTTACAGTATCTAAGTAATCCATCTAGTAACTGTATGACAGAATCAGTTATTAAGGAGCACTCACTGTAAGAATAAAGAGGATTAGTTATATTTCcatattcttttaattttctgagaCCAACCAGATTCTGAAAAAAACTTATATGAGGattaattcttttctttgtaaGAGCCCAATAATTTCCTGATGAATAAGTTTTATATCCAGCAATATCTGAATTTTCTTTACACTGCAGCAGAATTCCTGGATTTTGTTCATTGTATGTCTCATAGCCATAGTAATCTTCATGTTGAACTGCTTGGTTTAGAGAACTTCTTAGATCTTCTGAAATATTCTCCATGGTACCAACctctacaaaaaatataaataaacatcatGAGAAGGTGTTGAGCACTTCTTGTATAATTTAACATTACTTTTTCAAAATTCCCAATTAGCTGATATTTTCTTGTTCAGTAAGcatttcttattttcactatagCCATAAggactcatttatacttcacgctcagaacgcgtacgcggccgcatcatggctgccacatgctctcagcgttcatttgatgcatcctctgagcagctcctcagaaattaacgcaacgcatgcacgagttgcagtaccagcaaaaagtcggggggtgcaGTGCACAGCAATATCAGCAGTGTTAATTTTTCAGAGTTAGATGAAAGTGTTGATATTTAGTGTTTAATCAACACTAAGTATACTTGACTTTACACTGTCAGTGTCAGGTTTATGAAAGAGCTGGTGCATTTTTGTAGTGTTAAGATATAAACTCTACGCAAGAGCTAAATTAGCAACACCCCCATTTTTGTCGGTTCgttaaggacagaaaaaacttgCGCCGGCaccattttaaacttaattttgaGAACACATGGGGAGTACAAGAGACAATGTAGgcctaagtaaaaaataaaataataaatttatatagcgcttttctcactactcaaagcgctcagcaattgcaggttaagggccttgctcaaggggcccaacagagcacagtccctattggcatttacgggaaaCAGTACACTTATTTAGCAAGCTATTGTTTGTTAGTTGAATGAATTAGCTTCAtgaattattttaatgatttggcTTTGATAAGAGCTGTAGCAATGCAACAGCATATTAAATAAcattgattttacattttttaaatgaatatgatttttcttttttagcgtCCTACAGTTTGGTGGATTGAAAGCGAAACACATGTAAGTTATCTAACCATTAGGTACGGATgtattcatcacccataaaatgTACTTAACAGTTAGTGTTCGTAGCACATGAGGGAATGGCCGATATGCTACTACAGTATTTCTATTTATAAATAGAAAGTGAGGCGCATCAGAAAACTTAACTGAAGTCTTGCTGGGTCGCCTCTGTCTCCGACATTTTATGCAGGAGAAAGAGAGTATGAAATGTACCTTCAACAAAAAAGCGCAACGACTCGTTTGCGCTATGATCAGTTCCAAAACACATTAGAAAAGAAACGAATATGGGGgcaagaaatgtaaaatttactttGCAATGAAAACCTAGGTAACTCCAGGTGGTTGTGGTACTGAGCACTTGTGTACTCCAGAGTTCTAGTAAAAACTCAGTTTGCCGAGTCCATCGCTACACAGCCATTCACCCCGTCATTATctatttaattattgattgttTGCCTCTGTGAGGTCGCCAACCTTCCACTCGTGTCTTGCGGTCTAATTATCTGTAGCTCGTCAGCGACTGGCCCTCTGGTCAGAGTTGGCATATGTTCATAGTGTTCACACATAGCGATTGTTGATCACCGATTGAAGGCTTTGAGTCAGCGACTGAAAAATCCAGTATAGTTAACAAGGTATCAAATTGCC
The sequence above is drawn from the Erpetoichthys calabaricus chromosome 3, fErpCal1.3, whole genome shotgun sequence genome and encodes:
- the mei4 gene encoding meiosis-specific protein MEI4, with product MLSLMETASAVPNDCDEAGECGEGCGIQQRFFRMTRLALALAIIGCKPPGTSGKEHAEYLAACLQCKNENWKEKAQLLEAEVFRLQQELLLVKEVGTMENISEDLRSSLNQAVQHEDYYGYETYNEQNPGILLQCKENSDIAGYKTYSSGNYWALTKKRINPHISFFQNLVGLRKLKEYGNITNPLYSYSECSLITDSVIQLLDGLLRYCKTLKFPFSSKLLNEAVVALSGVMEHGNASNVVVFQKTEKFLKDFAKLILDNGELMRVSKVTEMYL